In Epinephelus moara isolate mb chromosome 9, YSFRI_EMoa_1.0, whole genome shotgun sequence, a genomic segment contains:
- the exosc2 gene encoding exosome complex component RRP4 has product MAADMRLPTIQKPVSLSVSAFDRKDLVVPGDVITSDTGFMRGHGTYVDEEKLTASVAGEVQRVDKLICVRPLKTRFNGEVGDVVVGRITEVQQKRWKVETNSRLDSVLLLSSVNLPGGELRRRSAEDELTMREYLQEGDLISAEVQSVFADGALSLHTRSLKYGKLGQGVLVQLSPSLIKRQKTHFHNLPCGASIILGNNGFVWLYPTPEQQEVEAGGFYTSLEPVSLSDREVISRLRNCLLALAAHKVLLYDTSVLYCYESSVQHQVKDILKPEVMEEIVMLTQQKLLEQEG; this is encoded by the exons ATGGCGGCTGACATGAGATTACCAACTATTCAAAAACCAGTGTCTTTATCAGTTTCTGCTTTTGACCGAAAAGATCTGGTCGTCCCCGGCGATGTTATCACATCAGACACCGGCTTCATGAG GGGTCATGGTACCTATGTTGATGAAGAAAAGCTGACGGCTTCAGTTGCTGGAGAGGTGCAGAGAGTAGACAAGCTGATCTGTGTCAGACCACTCAAGACCAG GTTTAACGGTGAGGTTGGAGATGTGGTGGTTGGCAGAATCACAGAG GTACAACAGAAACGGTGGAAGGTGGAGACCAACTCCCGGCTGGATTCTGTCCTCTTGTTGTCTTCTGTCAATCTGCCTGGTGGAGAGCTG AGGAGACGGTCAGCAGAAGATGAGCTCACCATGAGAGAATACCTTCAGGAGGGCGATCTCATCAGT GCAGAGGTGCAGTCTGTGTTCGCAGATGGAGCCCTATCCTTGCACACCCGTAGtttaaagtatggaaaa TTGGGTCAAGGAGTGCTGGTACAGCTTTCTCCTTCTCTGATCAAGAGGcagaaaacacatttccacAACCTGCCATGTGGTGCATCCATCATCCTCGGGAATAACGGCTTCGTGTGGTTGTATCCCACACCGGAACAACAGGAAGTGGAGGCTGGGGGCTTCTACACCAGCCTGGAG CCTGTTAGTCTGTCAGATCGAGAGGTGATTTCACGGTTGAGAAACTGCCTACTGGCTTTGGCTGCACACAAGGTCCTTTTGTATGACACCAGTGTTCTCTATTGCTACGAATCTTCAGTTCAACACCAG GTCAAGGACATcttgaagccagaagtgatgGAGGAGATTGTGATGTTGACACAACAGAAGCTGCTTGAACAGGAAGGTTAA